CGGAACCGCTGGCTTTGGACCATGATCCGGGCAATGATCGTAGTAGTGCGGGATCGAAACATAGTACAGATCAGGATATTCTGCCTGCGTCAAGCTCGCTTCCGCTTGTTTGACGGCTCGTGTCGTTGCCTCGCACGTGACGATATGATCGGGATGGCCCGTTACCCCGTCCGGCGGAAACGTAACAACGACATTCGGCTTCCATTCTTCTATCGCTTCCCGAATCTTATCTACCAGCTCATCCAGATCGGCATTTTGCAAGGAACCATCCGGGTACCGGAACAATTCGAGACGACTGATTCCCAGCACTTCCGCCGCTGTTTTCAGCTCTAGCTCTCGATGTTTTGCCAGCTTTTCTCTACAATCGATTTCGAATGGACCGCTGCGTCCTTTGCAGCCGGAGGTAATGCACAAATAACACGTTTCATGTCCGGCGTCCTTGCACTTTGCCAACGTTCCCCCGCAGGCAAAAGACTCATCGTCCGGATGGGGGAAAACGACCATTACTTTTTTCATTTCTG
The window above is part of the Brevibacillus brevis NBRC 100599 genome. Proteins encoded here:
- a CDS encoding PIG-L deacetylase family protein — protein: MKKVMVVFPHPDDESFACGGTLAKCKDAGHETCYLCITSGCKGRSGPFEIDCREKLAKHRELELKTAAEVLGISRLELFRYPDGSLQNADLDELVDKIREAIEEWKPNVVVTFPPDGVTGHPDHIVTCEATTRAVKQAEASLTQAEYPDLYYVSIPHYYDHCPDHGPKPAVPITGKVDISGYRIQKGEALKAHLSQEYSVNRAYPGVIDGDFGVIGCYEYFTLVRSAGKAIEPVSVGGSIPLIDL